DNA sequence from the Leptospirillum ferrooxidans C2-3 genome:
GAAGACCTGTCTTCAACCGGTGGAAAACTGGCCCTCAGGAATCAGATCCAGCACCGGATCAATTCCATTTTGACCCTTGGTCGGGTGAGTTCGGTTTACTTTACGGAGTTTGTGATCCAGTAACCGGTACCGGAAATGAATGGCTCCCGGTCCAAAGAGAAAGGATTTCGAGAATGTCTGATGAAGAGATCGATCAGGAAGCTCTTGCCGCGGCGTGGGAAGCGGATCTGACCAAAAATGATGCTCCGGAGCCGGAAATCAGTCGAGCCGATATGGGCAAAACAACAGAATCTCCTGAAAATATTGATTTTCTTCTGGATGTTGCCCTGACCATTTCTGTTCAGGTGGGAACGGCAAAGATGTTGATCAAGGATCTTTTGCAGCTGGGACAGGGATCGGTCGTCGAGCTTGAGAAGCTTGCCGGAGAGCCCATGGAGATTCTTGTCAATGACAAGCTTATCGCCCGTGGAGAGGTCGTTATGGTCAATGACAAATATGGTGTCCGGCTGACCGATATCGTCAGTCCTGTGGAGCGGGTGAGAAGTCTGTGAGAGCTTGCGGTTCTGAATTCATTTATCCATGGAGTCCCTGATGATCAATCACGTTCATGCACACGCTCCCTCGATGATGATGATGGGGGTTCGCCTTTTTGCCTCTTTCTTTTTTGTCCTGCTTCTTTTTTTGGGAGCGGTGGCGCTCATCCGTTATCTTCAGCGAAGGGCCCCTTCTCTCAGGAGGGAAAACAGGGATTCGATCGAGGTCCTGACAAGTTGCACTCTGGCGCCAAAGACGACCCTTTCGGTGGTTTCGGTCAAAGGAGAACAGTTTTTGATCGGAGTGACCCCGACTTCTGTCAATTTGCTTTCAAGACTTGGTGGAGGAGAAAGTGGCCAGGGTGTGGCCGGTATCCCGGTCCAAGCCGAAAAAAGGATCTCGCCTGACCGTTCTGAGGAGCCGGAATTTTCAAAAGGGGATAATAAAAGCTTCGATCATCTTCTCAAGGAAACGGCAAGCCGGCTGAAAGAAGGACGGGAATCTTCCTCCAATGGAAGAAGGTGGAGTGTCTGATGCTGTTTCGACCTCTGATTCGCCGGTTCTCTTTTCTGGTTTTGTTTCTGTCTGTCCTTTCGGTATGGACCGCCCTCCCGGATATGGCATGGGGAAGCAATCTGTCCGTTGCTCCGGTTGCCCAGCTTCCGGAGCTTTCCCTCAAGTTCGGCTCTGACAATGGCCAGCCAAGCCAGGTGGCAATGACCGTTGAGCTTCTGCTCATGCTGACGGTCCTTTCCCTGGCCCCTTCCATTTTGATCATGATGACTTCCTTTACGAGAATTATCGTTGTCCTCTCCTTTCTTCGCCAGGCGATGGGAACAGCACAGGTGCCTCCGAATCAGGTGATGATCGGACTGTCTCTTTTCCTGACCTTCTTTATCATGGCTCCGGTCTATAAAACAATGGATGATACCGCCATTACTCCCTACCTTGAGAAAAGGATGGCTCCGGATGTGGCGTTGACCGAGGCGATGAAACCGGTCCGGAATTTCATGATGAAGCAGGTCCGCAAGAAAGATCTGGCGCTCTTCATGAAGATCGGACATCTTCCGGAGAAGGTCAAAAGTCCTGACGATATTCCAACGTATGTGCTGATTCCCGCATTTGTGATCTCCGAGCTGTCGACCGCTTTTGAAATGGGTTTCATGATCTATCTTCCATTTTTGATACTGGATATGGTGGTCTCCTCGGTCTTGATGTCGATGGGAATGATGATGCTTCCTCCCACTGTTGTCTCCATGCCTTTCAAGATTCTTCTGTTTGTTCTGGTGGATGGCTGGTCCCTGGTTGTCGGGTCTCTTGTGCAAAGCTTTCACTAGACTCCCCCGGCAGGGGCGGCCCTCCTTCCCTCATGATGTCCCATTCCGTCTGATTTTCCTTGAAAACTCTGCTTCCCATTGGCATGGCGATTGCTTGATCGAGCATGTGAATTCAAAAAAGATGGGATTTTGTATCTGATGAAGGGAGCCATGATGGATCCGCAAACGGCGATTGACCTGACACACGATGCACTGAAAATGGCCATGGTGCTGACATTCCCCATCCTGATCGTGAGCCTTGTCATCGGTATTGTGGTCAGTCTGTTTCAGGCAGTGACCCAGATTAACGAAACGACTCTTTCCTTTTTGCCGAAGGTGGCAGGAGTGGTTGGAGTGCTGCTGATCCTGATGCCTTGGATGGTCCGTCAACTTCTTGACTATACGCAAGATCTTTTTGGACGTCTTCCGGGGATTACCCAGTGAATCTTCTTCAGACGCTCGCGGGATGGAATCCCCGGGATCCGGTGACGTTCATGCTGATCCTGTCACGGGTTTCAGGAATGGTTGTCAGCATGCCGATCCTTTCTTCCAGAGCCATTCCGGTCAAGATCAAGGCGTTGGTTTCGATGGCGCTGGCCTTTTTGATGTTTCCTCTTGTCAGAAGGGATATGACTCCTTATCAAGGGGCATTTTCCTCGTGGCTGATCGGTCTTTTTTCAGAGTTTGCAACAGGTATTGCCATTGGATTTTCGGCGTATCTGATCTTTTCGGCGGTGGCCCTTGCGGGAGAAATGGCCGGGGTCCAGGTGGGTTTTGGAATCGTTGATGTGATCAATCCCCTTGGTCTTGCCGAGGTTCCCCTTCTCGGGACATTTCAGAACAGTGTTGCGTTTCTGGTTTTTCTGGCGACAAATGCCCAATACGCGATGATCTGGGGATTGGCCGAATCCTTTCGATGGGTTCCTCTGGGAGGAGGCAACTTCGGGCCTTTCTTTTTCGAGGGATACCTTTCCCTTTTTGGCCGATTCGTGGAATTGGGATTTGTTCTGGCTTCCCCCTTTCTGGTGGGGGGAATTGTTCTGAATCTGGTGATGGGTTTCCTGTCGAAAATGATGCCGCAACTAAATTTGTTGACATTGGGTTTCCCGCTCCTCCTTCTGGGGGGGCTTGTCCTTTTTATGGCATCTTTGCCTTTTTTTGGGAGCGTTGTGGAACATGCCTTTTCCAGAATGGAATCGAATCTTCCTGATCTCCTGAAGCTTTTGGGTTCCCATGGCTGAACAGGACTTTCAGGAGAAAGAAGAAGAACCCACTCAAAAGCGCCTTGAAAAGGCGCGTGAGGAAGGTCAGGTTGCCAAAAGCCGCGAAGTGGGGATCTTTTTCTTTCTTCTGGCCTCAATGGCTTTCCTCTCCTTCTCCGGAGAGAGGCTGCTTTTGGGGTTGAAAGGACAGATGGCAGGTTTCTTTACCGCTTCAGCCCATCCGTTCATTACGCCTGATTCCATTACGAAGATTCTTGGGTCGGCCATTGTCTCCTCTTTTCGCGTCGGACTTCCTGTCTGGCTTCTGTTTTTGGGGGCAGGGGTCCTGGCAACCCTGATTCAGGGAGGCATTTCCTGGTCCCCCAAGGCATTGGCTTTAAAATGGGACCGGATCTCTCCGGCGAAGGGGTTTGGAAGGATCTTTTCCTCCCAGTCGGCAGGAGAACTTGTCAAACACATTCTCAAGATCGCAATCGTCATGGGGGTGACGTTCTGGTTTTTGAGAAGTGACTGGGAGGGGTTGCCTGCTCTTGGGGGAACAGGAGTCCACCGGGTGATCTCAAGCCTTTCAATGATGATCAGGGATGTCCTTGTCAGGCTTTTGCCCATTTTTCTGATTCTGGCCATTCTGGATTACGGCTGGCAGAAATTTTTCCTTCTCCGGAAACTCCGGATGTCCAGGGCAGAGGTCAAGGAAGAATTCAAGGAAAGTGAGGGAGATCCTCAGGTCCGTCAGAGAATTCGGTCCATTCAGAGAGCGATGGCAAGACGGAGGATGATGGCCAAGGTCAAAAAGGCTACGGTGGTGATCACCAACCCCACTCATTTCGCCATCGCGATTCTCTATGACATGGATACGATGGCGGCTCCGGTGGTGGTTGCGAAGGGTCAGGATGAAATCGCCCTGAACATGAGAAGGGTGGCGAAGGAAGCGGGGGTTCCCGTGATTGAAAATCCTCCTCTGGCCCGGACTCTTTATGCAGCATGTCCGGTTGACAGGGAGATTCCGTTTGTCTTTTACCAGGCGGTTGCCCAAGTGTTGTCGGTTTTGTATGAAAAAGGAACATTGTCAGGAGTGAAACATGGCTGAACAAGTCGACCGGCCGGTCAAGCCAATGGCTTCCGGTAACTCTTCCGATTTTTTCGTGATCGTTGGCGTTGTTGGAATTCTTTCGATCATGATCGTTCCCCTACCACCCTTTCTTCTGGATTTTCTCCTGGCAGGAAGCATCTCGTTTTCACTGATCATCCTGCTGGTTGCGATGACCACCAGAAACCTTCTGGAATTCAGTATTTTTCCGACCATTTTATTGTTGTCGACCCTTTTCCGGCTTTCGCTCAATGTAGCCTCGACGAGGCTGATTCTTCTCCATGGGCAAGACGGGACCGAAGCGGCAGGACATGTGATCGAGTCATTTGGCCACTTTGTCGTCGGAGGATCTTATGCAGTCGGTCTCGTCCTTTTTGTGATCTTTGTAGTGATCAACTTCATGGTGGTCACCCGGGGTGCCGGGCGTATCGCTGAGGTCGCCGCTCGATTTACTCTCGACGCACTTCCCGGAAAACAGATGGCCATTGATGCCGATCTGAACTCCGGATCGATCAAGGAGGAAGAGGCCAGGAAGAGGCGAAAGGAGCTTTCCAGGGAATCAGAGTTTTTTGGAGCGATGGATGGAGCTTCCAAGTTCGTTCGCGGAGATGCTATCGCGGCGATCATGATTCTCCTTGTCAATATTCTCGGAGGGTTGCTCATCGGTCTTTTGATGAATGGTCTTTCTCTTTCCGATGCCTTGCAATTCTATACGACGCTCACGATTGGAGAAGGGCTTGTCGCACAGATCCCCGCCCTGATTGTGTCGGTTGCGGCCGGTATTGTGGTGACCAGGGCCGGTACCGGAAATGACCTGGGAGTCGAGATCAGGGATCAGGTGTTTCACAGGAGCCGGGCAATGGCCGGAACATCCGGGATTCTCCTTTTTCTGTCAGTCGTTCCGGGTCTTCCCCATCTGGCCTTTCTGGCTCTTGGTTCGACTATCGGACTGATGGCCTATAGCCAGATCAGCGGAAAGAAAAAGCAGGAGGAAAAACGGATTGAATCGGAGAAGACCCAGGTCAAGCCTCCTGCACCGGAAAATATTGAAAGCTACCTTTCCCTTGATTTACTGGAGCTCAATGTTGGGTATGGACTCGTTCCCTTGGTCGAAGGAGGGGAGGGGGCTGATCTCACGGACCGGATCCGGGGGATCCGGCGTCAGCTGGCGGGAGAGCTTGGGATTATTGTTCCCCCTATTCATATTCGCGACAACCTTCAGCTTAAGCCCAATGAATACCTGATTCTGCTCAAGGGAAATCCGGTCGGTCGCTGGGAGCTGAAAAATGGATCTCTTCTGGCCATGAATGCGGGAGGAGATTCAGGCAGTCTCGATGGGGTTCCGGTCAAGGAGCCGACCTTTGGCCTTGACGCGGTGTGGATTGATTCGGACAAGAGGGAGATGGCGGAAAGCCTCGGCTTTACGGTTGTCGATCCTGTGACGGTTCTGTCTACTCACGTGACGGAAATCATACGAAGCCATAGTGCGGATCTTGTCGGGAGACAGGAAGTGGGGCGCCTGCTTGAGGCCTTGTCCCAAGACTACCCCAAGCTTGTGGAGGATCTGATACCGGGGCAAATTTCTCTGGGTGTGCTGGTTTCGGTACTTCATGGGCTGTTGTCCGAAAGGGTTTCGATCAGGGATTTGAGGACCATACTGGAGTCGCTTGCCGATCAGGTTTCCTCCGGTCGGGATGCCAAGGATGTGACATCTCTGACAGAAGGAGTCCGGCAGTCTCTTGGACGATCAATTGTCAATCCCTACCTGTCCGGCAAACTCAGAAATCTTCAGATCGTGAGCTTTGACAGGGGATGGGAAGAGGTGATCCTGAAACAGGCGGCTCATTCCGGAGCGGCAGGGCTTGTTCTTGAGCCATCCTTGGCACAGAAGTTGCTGTCAAGTCTGGGGAGCGTTCTTGAGAGCCAGGGTCGGCGTGGTCTCCAATCTGTCCTGATGGTTGCTCCCCAGGCCAGAGTTGGGCTCAAGAGGCTTCTGGAAAGATATTTCCCTTCTCTTGCGGTTATTTCACCACTTGAGGTACCGTCGGATATCCCGATCGTGTCCTCGGATGTTATTCGTTACCAGGAGGTCTAGGCAATGCTCATTCGCACATTCGAGGGCCAGGATATGAGTGAGGTTCTCCGGAAAGTGAAGAGGGAACTTGGTTCGGAAGCGGTTATTCTGGATTCCAGGGAAGGAAGGACCGCGACTCGTGGAAGAACCTCCGGTGTTGTTGTGACAGCGGGGCTTCCAGAGATGGATCCCCCCTGGATGAATGATGTCCGGCATTCTGGAAAAAGTCCCGCTTCTCCGGATCCGGTTGAAGATGAACGGACCTCCCTCCGGAGGGAGGTCGAGTCCCTTCGGCTGGCGCTTCATCGTATGGAAGAAGAGTGGGGAACGGGGACAAGGGAAACGGTCCAGTCTCTTGCCAGACAGGTCGAGGCTCTGATCTCCGAAGGAGCCAGGAATGTTCCGGATCAGCCGGTGAATGAATCGGTTGATTCCCTCGCGCTGGCTCGAGAGATTCTTCTCCGTCAGGGGATCGCTCCGGAAGACGGGCAGGCCCTTCTTGAAGCGCTTTCCGATCTGACCCTGAATGTGGGAGAGATCGGGGACGAGGAGCGCATCGGTTCTCTTTTGCAATTTCTGGTCGCAAGAAATATCCGCACGTCAGGATCTTTTCTGGACCGCATCCGCCACAATAATCCGGTCGTCTGTGTTTTTGCAGGTCCATCCGGAGTGGGCAAGACAACGACAATCGCAAAACTTGCGGCAGGATTTACCATACGACACGGGAAAAAAGTTCTTCTCGTAAACCTCGATACTTACCGGATAGGAGCCCTTGAGCAACTGAGAATCTATGGCGACCTGATGGGGCTTCCGGTGGAGGTCGCATCGACTCCCGAGCGTCTGGTCTCCATCATTCGGGATGCGAGGGACAGGGAACTGTACGATGTGATCCTGGTGGACTCAGCAGGTGGTCTTTCCGGTGATGACACAAGAATCCATCCGTTTGTATCGGCCCTTCTACTGGAAGATCTGAACCTTTCTGTCTCTCTTGTCCTGTCTGCCTCCCACAAGACAAAAGATATCGAAAAATCCATTTTGCTCTACCAGTGTCTGGCTCCAAACAACATGATACTGACCAAGCTCGACGAGACCGAGTCCCTTGGATCGCTCTACCCCATTCTATCCAGGGCACCACTTCCTGTATCCTATGTGACGATGGGGCAGCGTGTTCCCGATGATATCGATGTTGCCCATTCAGGTCGCTTGTCCCAGTGGATTATTGGAGGATTCAGATAGATGGCAGACCAAGCCGAAGGCTTGAGACATCCGGGAGCTCCGGAAGGACCTCCCCAGAGGAAAGGTCCCCCTCCCCGGATCCTTGCGATTACGAGCGGAAAAGGTGGAGTCGGAAAAACCAATGTTGCGGCCAATCTCGCATATGTTCTTGCCGATACGTTCAAGAAACGGGTTCTGATTTTTGATGCGGATCTTGGACTTGGAAACATGGATATCCTATTCAACCTTCATCCTGTTTTTACCCTGAAGGACTTTATTTCCGGTTCTGCGGAGCTTTCACAGATCATGATCGAGGCGCCAGCAGGTATCAGAATTATTCCGGCAGCCTCCGGAGTGGAGTCCCTGACTCAACTTTCACCCGAAGAACACCTCAGGCTGATTTCGGCCTTTGACCAGATCGATGAATCGGTGGATATCCTGTTGATCGATACCGGTGCCGGGATTTCCGAGAATGTCCTGACCTTCAATCTGGCCAGTCAGGAAACAATGATTGTGGTGACTCCAGAGCCAACGAGTCGCACAGACGCCTTTGCCCTGATGAAGGTGCTGAACCGGAGACAGTCGGGAAAACCTTTTCTCTTTCTGGCCAATATGGTCAGGGACAGGAAGGAGGCCCTTGAGCTTTTTGATCTGGTATCAAGGGTTGCCGACCGTTTTATTCCGGGCCTGAATCTTTCGTTCGGAGGTTACCTTCCGATTGATCCTTCCGTGACACAGGCTGTTCGCAATCAGAGGGCATTGGCGGAGATGCTTCCCGGAACTCCTTTTGCCTTGGGAATGCGACAGGTTGCGAGGGATTTCCTTTCAAGGCCGCCGCGTGAAGGAGTGAGGGCAAGTATCGGTCTTCTGATGAAGCGTCTTCTGGAGCGCTAGTGCAGTGGAGAATCTGTTCTTTGTGGGTGTCGGGAGTGTCAGGGGTGGTCGAGAGCTGTTTGGAGGTTGTTTTTCAACCGATAAGATGCTTGATATGAAAGGTGATTGGCCATGATGGAACTTGATGAGGCCAGCCTGAAAGAGTTTGCTGTAACCATAAAATTTTTTGCGATGAGATATGCCCATCGTCTTCCGCCGGAAATCGATGTGGATGATCTTGTCAGTGTCGGGATGACAGGACTGATCGATGCGGCGAAACGATTTGATCCTTCAAGGGGGATCAAGTTCAAGACCATGGCTGAGCATCGGATCAGGGGTGCGATGCTTGACGAGATCCGTTCGGCCGACTGGGTGCCACGATCCGTCAGGGAGAAAGCTTCAGCCGTTCATGCCGTGCGGGAGACTTTGCGTGCAACCCTCCTGAGGGAGCCCAGTGACAGCGAGATGGCGAAAGCACTTTCCTTGCCTCTCGATGAGTATCTGACACTCGAAAATGAAATCGAACCTCATCATCTTTATTCGATTGAAGATCTGTTCGAGATGGAGGATGGTTCAGGATCGTCCATATTGGATCGTCTGGTGGTTCCGGGGGAGGCCGATCCGCTTTCGGAGTTTCTGAAGAGTGAAGAGTCGACCCTTCTTGAAAAGGCTCTGGATGCCCTTCCGGAAAAGCAAAGACTGGTCCTGTCCTTGTATTACTATGATGAGCTTTCCATGAAAGAGGTTGCTGCGGTTCTTGAGGTGAGTGAATCCAGAGTTTCCCAGATCCATACCCTCGCGATCAAGAATTTGAAAAAAGCGCTTCTCTCTTCCGGTCATAAAGAGGGCTGATCTCTTTATATTAACCTTTAAATGCGTATGAAAAAATGGTAGATTGGCCCATTGCCATATCTGTCATGTAAGGGTGTCGTTCCTTGCTATGTGCGGGATTGACTAAAACTTGGCCGCGGATTTTCTTTTGAGATTGTTCTGGACTGATCGGGGATCTTCGGCTGTCGCATTTCTGGGGGTATACCACACAATGGATTTTAAAATGAAAGTGCTGGTTGTTGACGATTTTTCGACGATGCGCAGAATCGTGAAAAACACTCTTCGTCAGATCGGATTCGTCAATATCGAGGAGGCCGAGGATGGGCAAAAGGCTTATGACAGACTTGTTTCTGAAAAATTTGATTTTGTTGTTTCAGACTGGAACATGCCGAATATGACCGGAATCGATCTCCTCAGGAAGGTAAGGGCAACTCCCTCCATCAAAAGCATCCCGTTTTTGATGGTGACAGCCGAAGCCAAGCAGGAAAATGTTGTTGAGGCAATCAAGGCTGGTGTTTCAAATTATATCGTCAAGCCTTTCACTGTGGGGACCCTTCAGGAAAAGGTTGCAAAGATTTTCAAGGAATAATCATTGGCTGTTGTCTGATTCCTCAGGGGGGTGACCGGTGGCGGAAGGGTTTGATAATGACGAGATGAAGGAAATTGTTCAGGAGTTTCTTGCCGAGGCGCAGGAGATGCTTGAAGGTCTCGACAACTTTTTTGTCCAGCTTGAGGCAAGGCCGGACGATACATCTCTTCTGAACGAAATTTTTCGGGCTGCCCACAGTATTAAGGGATCCGCAGGTTTTATCGGCCTGACGCGGATTGTTGAGGTTGCCCATCATGCCGAAAATGTCCTGAATCAGTTGAGACAGGGAATGATGAAGGCAGAGCCGGCGGTGATCGATATCATTCTGGAAGCAATGGATGCTCTGAAGCTTCTTCTGGAAGAGGTTCACACGGGAGTTCAGGCCGATGTGGATATTGATACCCTCACGATGAAGCTTGACCTTCTTCTCCAGTGGGGAGAAGACCAGGCTTCATCTCATGAATCAACGGGGCCGGCCGTTCCGGATTCCGAAGAGGCGGGAATGGTTGTTCCCCCCGAGGACCCGGAAGAGTCAGAAACAGAAGAACCCGCTCCTCCTCTCCCTGCTAAAGTCGCTGAAATCGTATCACGTGATCCTTCTCCTGCCGTCTCTTCTCAACCCTCTCCCTCCGCTTCTGCCCAGACGGAAGGGGCCGCGCCGCAATCCTCGGGAGTTGAGGTGGATCAGACGATTCGGGTTGAGACCTCGCGACTCGACAATGTCATGAATCTGGTCGGAGAGCTCGTTCTTGGCCGCAACCGGCTGGTTCGTCTCGCCACCGATACCAGTGGGGATGAAGATTGGGAAAAACAGCAGAAGGATATCGCTGAGGCGGTCATTCAGTTGTCCAGGGTGACAACGGATCTTCAGCTGGCGGTCATCAAGACCAGAATGCAGCCCATCAAGAAGGTTCTTGGAAAATTCCCGAGGATGGTCAGGGATCTGTCGAGAAAATTGGGGAAAGAGGCTCGTCTTGAGCTGTCCGGAGAAGAAACGGAACTGGATAAATCCGTTATCGAGGAGATCGGCGATCCGCTTGTCCATATTATCCGGAATGCGATCGATCATGGTCTTGAAATGCCTGAGGAACGTCTTGCCGCTGGGAAAAGCCCTGAAGGCGTCGTCCGGATT
Encoded proteins:
- a CDS encoding sigma-70 family RNA polymerase sigma factor yields the protein MMELDEASLKEFAVTIKFFAMRYAHRLPPEIDVDDLVSVGMTGLIDAAKRFDPSRGIKFKTMAEHRIRGAMLDEIRSADWVPRSVREKASAVHAVRETLRATLLREPSDSEMAKALSLPLDEYLTLENEIEPHHLYSIEDLFEMEDGSGSSILDRLVVPGEADPLSEFLKSEESTLLEKALDALPEKQRLVLSLYYYDELSMKEVAAVLEVSESRVSQIHTLAIKNLKKALLSSGHKEG
- a CDS encoding MinD/ParA family protein translates to MADQAEGLRHPGAPEGPPQRKGPPPRILAITSGKGGVGKTNVAANLAYVLADTFKKRVLIFDADLGLGNMDILFNLHPVFTLKDFISGSAELSQIMIEAPAGIRIIPAASGVESLTQLSPEEHLRLISAFDQIDESVDILLIDTGAGISENVLTFNLASQETMIVVTPEPTSRTDAFALMKVLNRRQSGKPFLFLANMVRDRKEALELFDLVSRVADRFIPGLNLSFGGYLPIDPSVTQAVRNQRALAEMLPGTPFALGMRQVARDFLSRPPREGVRASIGLLMKRLLER
- the fliP gene encoding flagellar type III secretion system pore protein FliP (The bacterial flagellar biogenesis protein FliP forms a type III secretion system (T3SS)-type pore required for flagellar assembly.) is translated as MLFRPLIRRFSFLVLFLSVLSVWTALPDMAWGSNLSVAPVAQLPELSLKFGSDNGQPSQVAMTVELLLMLTVLSLAPSILIMMTSFTRIIVVLSFLRQAMGTAQVPPNQVMIGLSLFLTFFIMAPVYKTMDDTAITPYLEKRMAPDVALTEAMKPVRNFMMKQVRKKDLALFMKIGHLPEKVKSPDDIPTYVLIPAFVISELSTAFEMGFMIYLPFLILDMVVSSVLMSMGMMMLPPTVVSMPFKILLFVLVDGWSLVVGSLVQSFH
- a CDS encoding flagellar biosynthetic protein FliO; this translates as MINHVHAHAPSMMMMGVRLFASFFFVLLLFLGAVALIRYLQRRAPSLRRENRDSIEVLTSCTLAPKTTLSVVSVKGEQFLIGVTPTSVNLLSRLGGGESGQGVAGIPVQAEKRISPDRSEEPEFSKGDNKSFDHLLKETASRLKEGRESSSNGRRWSV
- the flhA gene encoding flagellar biosynthesis protein FlhA, whose amino-acid sequence is MAEQVDRPVKPMASGNSSDFFVIVGVVGILSIMIVPLPPFLLDFLLAGSISFSLIILLVAMTTRNLLEFSIFPTILLLSTLFRLSLNVASTRLILLHGQDGTEAAGHVIESFGHFVVGGSYAVGLVLFVIFVVINFMVVTRGAGRIAEVAARFTLDALPGKQMAIDADLNSGSIKEEEARKRRKELSRESEFFGAMDGASKFVRGDAIAAIMILLVNILGGLLIGLLMNGLSLSDALQFYTTLTIGEGLVAQIPALIVSVAAGIVVTRAGTGNDLGVEIRDQVFHRSRAMAGTSGILLFLSVVPGLPHLAFLALGSTIGLMAYSQISGKKKQEEKRIESEKTQVKPPAPENIESYLSLDLLELNVGYGLVPLVEGGEGADLTDRIRGIRRQLAGELGIIVPPIHIRDNLQLKPNEYLILLKGNPVGRWELKNGSLLAMNAGGDSGSLDGVPVKEPTFGLDAVWIDSDKREMAESLGFTVVDPVTVLSTHVTEIIRSHSADLVGRQEVGRLLEALSQDYPKLVEDLIPGQISLGVLVSVLHGLLSERVSIRDLRTILESLADQVSSGRDAKDVTSLTEGVRQSLGRSIVNPYLSGKLRNLQIVSFDRGWEEVILKQAAHSGAAGLVLEPSLAQKLLSSLGSVLESQGRRGLQSVLMVAPQARVGLKRLLERYFPSLAVISPLEVPSDIPIVSSDVIRYQEV
- the fliN gene encoding flagellar motor switch protein FliN gives rise to the protein MSDEEIDQEALAAAWEADLTKNDAPEPEISRADMGKTTESPENIDFLLDVALTISVQVGTAKMLIKDLLQLGQGSVVELEKLAGEPMEILVNDKLIARGEVVMVNDKYGVRLTDIVSPVERVRSL
- the fliQ gene encoding flagellar biosynthesis protein FliQ, with the protein product MMDPQTAIDLTHDALKMAMVLTFPILIVSLVIGIVVSLFQAVTQINETTLSFLPKVAGVVGVLLILMPWMVRQLLDYTQDLFGRLPGITQ
- a CDS encoding flagellar biosynthesis protein FlhF, encoding MLIRTFEGQDMSEVLRKVKRELGSEAVILDSREGRTATRGRTSGVVVTAGLPEMDPPWMNDVRHSGKSPASPDPVEDERTSLRREVESLRLALHRMEEEWGTGTRETVQSLARQVEALISEGARNVPDQPVNESVDSLALAREILLRQGIAPEDGQALLEALSDLTLNVGEIGDEERIGSLLQFLVARNIRTSGSFLDRIRHNNPVVCVFAGPSGVGKTTTIAKLAAGFTIRHGKKVLLVNLDTYRIGALEQLRIYGDLMGLPVEVASTPERLVSIIRDARDRELYDVILVDSAGGLSGDDTRIHPFVSALLLEDLNLSVSLVLSASHKTKDIEKSILLYQCLAPNNMILTKLDETESLGSLYPILSRAPLPVSYVTMGQRVPDDIDVAHSGRLSQWIIGGFR
- the flhB gene encoding flagellar biosynthesis protein FlhB: MAEQDFQEKEEEPTQKRLEKAREEGQVAKSREVGIFFFLLASMAFLSFSGERLLLGLKGQMAGFFTASAHPFITPDSITKILGSAIVSSFRVGLPVWLLFLGAGVLATLIQGGISWSPKALALKWDRISPAKGFGRIFSSQSAGELVKHILKIAIVMGVTFWFLRSDWEGLPALGGTGVHRVISSLSMMIRDVLVRLLPIFLILAILDYGWQKFFLLRKLRMSRAEVKEEFKESEGDPQVRQRIRSIQRAMARRRMMAKVKKATVVITNPTHFAIAILYDMDTMAAPVVVAKGQDEIALNMRRVAKEAGVPVIENPPLARTLYAACPVDREIPFVFYQAVAQVLSVLYEKGTLSGVKHG
- a CDS encoding flagellar biosynthetic protein FliR, translated to MNLLQTLAGWNPRDPVTFMLILSRVSGMVVSMPILSSRAIPVKIKALVSMALAFLMFPLVRRDMTPYQGAFSSWLIGLFSEFATGIAIGFSAYLIFSAVALAGEMAGVQVGFGIVDVINPLGLAEVPLLGTFQNSVAFLVFLATNAQYAMIWGLAESFRWVPLGGGNFGPFFFEGYLSLFGRFVELGFVLASPFLVGGIVLNLVMGFLSKMMPQLNLLTLGFPLLLLGGLVLFMASLPFFGSVVEHAFSRMESNLPDLLKLLGSHG
- a CDS encoding chemotaxis response regulator CheY yields the protein MDFKMKVLVVDDFSTMRRIVKNTLRQIGFVNIEEAEDGQKAYDRLVSEKFDFVVSDWNMPNMTGIDLLRKVRATPSIKSIPFLMVTAEAKQENVVEAIKAGVSNYIVKPFTVGTLQEKVAKIFKE
- a CDS encoding chemotaxis protein CheA; this encodes MAEGFDNDEMKEIVQEFLAEAQEMLEGLDNFFVQLEARPDDTSLLNEIFRAAHSIKGSAGFIGLTRIVEVAHHAENVLNQLRQGMMKAEPAVIDIILEAMDALKLLLEEVHTGVQADVDIDTLTMKLDLLLQWGEDQASSHESTGPAVPDSEEAGMVVPPEDPEESETEEPAPPLPAKVAEIVSRDPSPAVSSQPSPSASAQTEGAAPQSSGVEVDQTIRVETSRLDNVMNLVGELVLGRNRLVRLATDTSGDEDWEKQQKDIAEAVIQLSRVTTDLQLAVIKTRMQPIKKVLGKFPRMVRDLSRKLGKEARLELSGEETELDKSVIEEIGDPLVHIIRNAIDHGLEMPEERLAAGKSPEGVVRISAYQEGNSIVIEISDDGHGVNVDRVRRKAIERNLISAADADRMTTEELVNLIFLPGFSTAEKVTDVSGRGVGMDVVRTNINKINGTVEIRSQNGLGSTFVINLPLTIAIIQALMVAIGDEVYAVPLQSVVETVKITESDIRTLSGAEVLNLRNQVLPLLRLRDEFKIPGEANESAGKNRYVVVVQLGSRSVGLVVEALPYQEEVVIKSMGPILSGIRGMAGATITGDGKVVLILDVGEILQDIQIRGHQGVSAVSR